The following coding sequences lie in one Niabella agricola genomic window:
- a CDS encoding MFS transporter, giving the protein MTNQTTKWSQFGTLIIVFFFWGFVAASNDILIPVFKEKLHLTQVQSQMVSFAFYVAYTVGSLIFLLISSAIGKDLLQKIGYKNGISLGLIISALGTLMFYPAAQQESFSLFIVGLFIVGLGFSLQQTAANPLAIIMGDPKLGSQRLSLAGGINNFGTTIGPLVVSFAIFGSVTASSASADIQSIKVPYLVLGLAFVIVAIIFRFSSVPNKIDLEAVDPSDNVEVEGSKQSLEADTNTAVPARRSVFAYPQLVLGMIAIFVYVGVEVSTAANLPEFMKEHLQTPTDKIAPFVSLYWASLMIGRWTGSVGAFDLSKGAKSILRFLMPYIAFAVFLLVNRIANHDITPFYIYALLIIGLIVCDVLSKGNPARQLLIFSCMAMVALLIGIFADKMISVYAFICVGLFCSTLWPCIFTLSIAGLGKFTNKGSSLLILMIMGGGFVSLLQGWLAAPEHLGIQYSYFVGVACFAYLAFYAIRAKAALKQQGIDYDVKTSGGGH; this is encoded by the coding sequence ATGACAAATCAAACGACAAAGTGGTCCCAATTTGGAACGTTAATTATCGTGTTCTTTTTTTGGGGCTTCGTTGCTGCCAGTAATGATATCCTGATACCCGTATTTAAAGAAAAGCTTCACCTGACCCAGGTTCAATCCCAGATGGTTTCCTTTGCATTTTATGTAGCGTATACTGTAGGCTCGCTGATCTTTCTTTTGATCAGCAGTGCTATTGGCAAAGATCTTTTGCAAAAGATCGGATATAAAAATGGCATTTCACTGGGGCTGATCATTTCAGCCCTGGGTACGCTGATGTTTTATCCGGCTGCGCAGCAGGAATCCTTTTCCTTATTTATCGTAGGGCTGTTTATTGTTGGCCTTGGCTTTTCACTGCAGCAAACCGCCGCCAATCCGCTGGCTATTATTATGGGTGATCCCAAGCTGGGTTCGCAGCGTTTAAGTCTTGCCGGCGGTATCAATAATTTTGGAACCACTATTGGTCCGCTCGTGGTAAGCTTTGCCATTTTCGGATCGGTTACAGCGTCCAGCGCCAGTGCCGATATCCAGAGCATCAAAGTGCCATACCTGGTACTGGGACTGGCCTTTGTGATCGTTGCCATCATTTTCCGGTTTTCATCCGTTCCCAATAAAATTGATCTAGAAGCGGTGGATCCCTCCGATAATGTGGAAGTTGAAGGCAGCAAACAATCGCTGGAAGCGGACACTAATACCGCTGTTCCGGCGCGGCGTTCTGTTTTTGCCTACCCACAACTGGTACTGGGCATGATCGCCATATTTGTTTATGTGGGAGTAGAAGTAAGCACTGCCGCCAATTTGCCGGAGTTTATGAAGGAGCACCTGCAAACTCCTACCGATAAAATCGCGCCCTTTGTATCGCTGTATTGGGCCAGTCTGATGATCGGGCGATGGACCGGATCTGTTGGAGCCTTTGACCTTTCAAAAGGTGCAAAAAGCATTTTGCGGTTTCTCATGCCTTATATAGCTTTTGCGGTTTTCCTGTTGGTCAACAGGATCGCCAATCACGATATTACGCCTTTTTATATTTACGCCCTCCTGATTATAGGCCTTATCGTTTGTGATGTTTTAAGTAAAGGAAACCCTGCAAGACAATTGCTGATTTTTAGTTGTATGGCCATGGTGGCCCTGCTCATCGGGATCTTTGCCGATAAAATGATCAGCGTTTACGCCTTTATTTGCGTAGGATTGTTCTGCTCTACCCTTTGGCCCTGTATCTTCACTTTGTCCATCGCTGGTTTAGGCAAATTCACCAACAAAGGTTCCAGCCTGCTCATCCTCATGATTATGGGTGGCGGATTTGTGAGCCTGCTCCAGGGCTGGCTGGCCGCTCCCGAACACCTCGGTATTCAGTATTCTTACTTTGTTGGTGTGGCTTGCTTTGCGTATCTTGCCTTTTATGCCATAAGGGCAAAGGCCGCTCTGAAGCAGCAAGGCATCGACTATGATGTAAAAACTTCCGGTGGCGGACATTAA
- a CDS encoding glycogen synthase has translation MLTLVTEEISIMEIIHVSAECYPMAKAGGLGDVVGALPKYQHELGHIAKVVMPMYRTKFLYQNEWELVHEGGQALGSEWFKYSVIKEKTNKLGFDLYLVDINGKLDRERIYGYEDDTERFIAFQLAVCDWIGRWQHRPDVIHCHDHHTGLIPFMARHAYAFRYQLGNVPTVFTIHNGEYQGQFGWDKYHYLPAYDTWNWGLLDWNNAINPMASAIKCAWKVTTVSPSYMNELKHSANGLQHLFEYEKGKCLGIINGIDTEVWNPQTDGFIAKNYDTEAVTPGKEKNKRELTAQFGLDPEKPLITFIGRLVGEKAADLLPDAISQSIYQYHGKANFLILGSGEPEIEHQLDAMKNRFKGYFNAYIGYNEGLSHLLYAGSDFLLMPSRIEPCGLNQLYALRYGTVPMVRNIGGLKDTVVDFGDQGGFGIKMEQSSVGDIAYSVGRAIDLYSNRRDLYTSMRGRMMTIDHGWDMSAKQYLQVYESLQPGQ, from the coding sequence ATGCTTACATTAGTAACGGAAGAAATCAGTATTATGGAAATAATTCATGTATCAGCAGAGTGTTATCCGATGGCGAAGGCCGGCGGATTAGGAGACGTGGTGGGAGCCTTGCCTAAGTATCAGCATGAACTTGGGCATATCGCTAAAGTAGTGATGCCGATGTACCGGACAAAATTCTTATACCAGAATGAATGGGAACTGGTACACGAAGGTGGTCAGGCCCTGGGCAGCGAATGGTTTAAATATAGTGTTATAAAAGAAAAGACCAATAAACTGGGGTTTGATCTGTACCTGGTAGACATTAACGGTAAGCTTGACCGCGAGCGGATCTACGGATACGAAGATGATACCGAGCGTTTCATCGCCTTTCAACTGGCGGTTTGCGACTGGATCGGGCGCTGGCAGCACCGGCCGGATGTGATCCACTGTCATGACCACCATACAGGCCTGATCCCGTTCATGGCGCGGCATGCTTATGCATTCCGCTACCAGCTGGGAAATGTGCCTACTGTGTTTACCATACATAACGGAGAGTACCAGGGCCAGTTTGGCTGGGATAAATATCATTACCTGCCGGCTTACGACACCTGGAACTGGGGATTGCTGGACTGGAACAACGCCATCAACCCCATGGCCTCGGCTATCAAATGCGCCTGGAAAGTGACTACGGTAAGTCCCAGTTATATGAACGAACTGAAACATTCGGCAAACGGGTTGCAGCATCTGTTCGAATACGAAAAAGGAAAATGCCTGGGAATTATCAACGGCATTGATACCGAAGTATGGAATCCGCAAACAGACGGATTTATTGCGAAAAACTACGATACTGAAGCCGTAACACCCGGCAAGGAAAAAAATAAAAGAGAATTGACGGCGCAGTTCGGGTTGGATCCGGAAAAACCGCTGATCACCTTCATCGGTCGACTGGTAGGGGAAAAGGCGGCCGACCTGCTGCCAGATGCCATTAGCCAATCGATTTACCAGTACCATGGAAAAGCCAACTTCCTGATCCTGGGTTCCGGGGAACCGGAAATTGAACATCAGCTGGATGCGATGAAAAACCGGTTCAAAGGCTATTTCAATGCATATATCGGTTACAATGAGGGGTTGAGTCATTTGTTATATGCCGGCTCCGACTTTCTGCTGATGCCCAGCCGCATAGAGCCTTGCGGACTAAACCAGTTATATGCCCTGCGCTACGGAACCGTGCCTATGGTACGCAATATTGGCGGACTTAAAGATACCGTTGTGGACTTTGGTGATCAGGGCGGTTTTGGTATCAAAATGGAACAGTCCAGTGTTGGGGATATTGCCTATTCTGTAGGTCGCGCCATTGACCTTTATTCCAACAGACGGGATTTGTATACATCTATGCGGGGCCGGATGATGACCATCGATCATGGATGGGATATGTCGGCAAAACAGTATCTCCAGGTATACGAATCGCTACAGCCAGGTCAATAA
- a CDS encoding glucose-1-phosphate adenylyltransferase: MSISNQIIAMILGGGAGSRLAPLTSTRSKPAVPIAGKYRLVDIPISNCINSDIHRMFVLTQFNSASLNRHIKNTYRFSAFSTAFVDILAAEQTPDNPTWFQGTADAVRQSLRHLGPFPSDYVLILSGDQLYQMDFNKMLEHHKECGAEISIATIPVGDREAPEFGILKTDENNFITSFIEKPSKDILGDWESDTGPAMQQKGRNYLASMGIYIFNRKLLESLLLKKHPEATDFGKEIIPASISEYKVTSFQYEGYWTDIGNIYSFFEANLELTSDIPEFNLFDNTKAIFTRPRMLPPAKISGTTLEKTVIAEGCIINASRIEHSVIGIRSRIGYGSTIVSCYIMGSDFYETIEDLSRDQNKGIPPIGIGKRCYLRNCIIDKNCRIGDDVRLNGGTHLENTDHELYTVKDGIIVVKKGAVLPSGFVI; the protein is encoded by the coding sequence ATGTCCATTTCAAATCAGATTATTGCCATGATCCTGGGCGGGGGAGCAGGATCAAGGCTGGCTCCGTTAACCAGCACCCGCTCCAAACCCGCGGTACCCATTGCGGGAAAGTACAGGCTGGTAGATATTCCCATTTCCAATTGCATTAACTCAGATATACACCGTATGTTTGTATTAACGCAGTTCAATTCAGCCTCTCTGAACCGGCATATTAAAAACACGTACCGGTTCAGTGCCTTCAGCACTGCGTTCGTGGACATTCTTGCAGCAGAGCAAACACCGGATAATCCTACCTGGTTCCAGGGCACGGCAGATGCCGTGCGGCAGAGTCTGAGACACCTCGGGCCGTTTCCCAGCGATTATGTGCTGATCCTTTCCGGCGATCAGTTGTACCAGATGGATTTTAATAAAATGCTGGAGCATCATAAGGAATGCGGGGCTGAAATTTCGATCGCTACCATACCGGTTGGCGATCGTGAAGCGCCCGAATTCGGAATCCTAAAAACGGATGAGAATAATTTTATCACCTCCTTTATTGAAAAGCCTTCGAAAGACATACTGGGCGATTGGGAAAGCGACACCGGTCCGGCCATGCAGCAAAAGGGAAGGAATTACCTGGCTTCCATGGGTATCTATATTTTTAACCGGAAATTGCTGGAATCCCTGTTATTAAAGAAACATCCGGAAGCTACCGATTTTGGTAAAGAGATCATTCCCGCATCGATCAGCGAGTATAAAGTAACCAGTTTTCAGTACGAAGGCTACTGGACGGATATCGGGAATATTTATTCTTTTTTTGAAGCCAACCTGGAGTTGACTTCAGACATACCGGAGTTCAACCTGTTTGACAATACCAAGGCGATCTTTACCCGTCCCCGTATGTTGCCGCCTGCAAAAATCAGCGGCACCACACTGGAAAAAACAGTGATTGCCGAAGGCTGCATCATCAATGCCTCCCGGATCGAACATAGTGTGATCGGTATCCGGTCGCGGATCGGCTACGGTTCCACAATTGTGAGCTGTTATATTATGGGAAGTGATTTTTATGAAACGATTGAAGACCTGAGCCGCGATCAGAATAAAGGCATTCCACCCATCGGTATCGGGAAACGTTGTTACCTCCGTAATTGCATCATTGACAAAAACTGCCGCATCGGGGACGATGTACGGTTAAATGGAGGTACACACCTGGAGAACACGGATCATGAGTTGTATACCGTAAAAGATGGCATTATAGTGGTGAAAAAAGGAGCGGTATTGCCCAGTGGCTTTGTAATTTAA
- a CDS encoding MFS transporter gives MSVTLNDSRPKLSLAAIINMSVGFFGIQFGWDLQRANMGRIYENLGANPDQVPLLFLAAPLTGLLVQPVIGYLSDKTWHPRWGRRRPYFMIGALISSVALLFMPHSSALWMAAGLLWVLDVFGNVAMEPFRAFVTDKLPDSQVNRGFIMQSFMIGLGGSIASALPWLMKNVFHFQNTALRGEIPENVRWSFYLGAFFFLASVLYTVFTSKEYPPQDLGYKEKVRESHKGFGGGFREIIHALVTMPPKMRIISLVQFFTWPGLFLMWFYYTTAVAVNVFGGKDANDPVYAAGADFGSLTLAYYSVVTFLFALVLPAIADRLGRKATHALCLLAGALGLISVAWVTDKYMLYVCMTGVGIAWASILSMPYAMLSGVLPKDKVGIYMGIFNFFIVLPEIIASLGFGWLMRNVLHNDRLLAVQVGGGLMIVAAVICFWFVKERREEGSRFKV, from the coding sequence ATGTCTGTAACATTAAACGATTCCAGGCCGAAATTATCCCTGGCAGCGATCATCAACATGAGTGTCGGCTTCTTCGGGATCCAGTTTGGCTGGGATCTGCAGCGAGCCAATATGGGGCGCATTTATGAAAACCTGGGCGCCAACCCAGACCAGGTTCCGCTTTTATTCCTGGCTGCTCCGCTTACCGGTTTGTTGGTGCAGCCCGTTATCGGGTACCTGAGTGATAAGACCTGGCATCCGCGCTGGGGCCGGAGACGGCCCTATTTTATGATTGGTGCGCTGATCAGTTCCGTTGCCCTGCTCTTTATGCCCCACAGCAGTGCACTTTGGATGGCGGCTGGGCTGCTTTGGGTGCTGGATGTATTTGGCAATGTAGCCATGGAGCCATTCAGGGCCTTTGTAACCGATAAGCTGCCCGATAGCCAGGTAAACCGGGGCTTTATCATGCAGAGCTTTATGATCGGGCTTGGAGGGAGTATCGCCTCGGCCCTGCCCTGGCTGATGAAGAACGTATTTCACTTTCAGAATACGGCGCTAAGGGGTGAAATTCCGGAAAACGTAAGATGGTCGTTTTACCTGGGGGCCTTCTTCTTCCTGGCTTCCGTTTTATATACCGTGTTCACATCAAAAGAGTACCCTCCGCAGGACCTGGGTTATAAAGAAAAAGTACGGGAATCACATAAAGGATTTGGCGGTGGATTCCGGGAAATTATACATGCATTGGTAACCATGCCTCCAAAAATGCGGATCATTTCGCTGGTGCAGTTCTTTACCTGGCCGGGCCTGTTCCTGATGTGGTTTTATTATACCACGGCGGTTGCCGTAAACGTATTTGGCGGTAAAGATGCCAATGACCCGGTATATGCAGCAGGAGCAGATTTTGGCAGTTTGACACTGGCCTACTATAGTGTGGTTACCTTTTTGTTTGCGCTGGTGTTGCCGGCTATAGCAGACCGGTTGGGGAGGAAGGCAACCCATGCTTTATGCCTGCTGGCAGGCGCACTGGGGCTCATCAGCGTAGCCTGGGTTACGGATAAATACATGTTGTATGTGTGCATGACCGGTGTTGGCATTGCCTGGGCCAGTATTCTCAGTATGCCGTATGCGATGTTGAGCGGTGTACTGCCCAAAGACAAGGTAGGGATCTATATGGGCATTTTTAATTTTTTTATCGTGCTGCCGGAAATCATTGCTTCCCTGGGTTTTGGTTGGCTGATGCGGAATGTACTGCACAATGACCGTTTGCTGGCTGTACAGGTAGGCGGCGGTTTGATGATCGTGGCGGCGGTTATTTGCTTTTGGTTCGTGAAAGAGCGGAGGGAGGAAGGTTCCAGGTTTAAGGTTTAA
- a CDS encoding glycoside hydrolase family 13 protein — MKRIVLSLCVLLMFRMAYAQYELYPTNWWVHMKWNKVQVLVRATGKDLKAQTASVQYPGVKLEKISKFRNPHYMVLHLAIGAEARPGIVHIKIGKDMVQWPLGSRRPGNGTAFANGATSADLIYLIMPDRFSNGDPSNDRVPGMRDQSLNRDSVFERHGGDLEGVEHHLDYLKDLGVTAIWLNPVIENDMPNRTEHGYAFTNHYKIDPRIGGAAAYKKLIDAVHAKGMKMIQDAVYNHTGLEHVLFRDQPDSSWFHRWPKFTQTNYKDQAVFDPYGSKIDRRIMEDGWFVPSMPDWDQSNPFVQTFLIQHALWSVEAFGIDGWRIDTYAYNDLPFMNRCNQALYDEYPRISIFGETWVHGVPNQSYFCQNHYSVPFKSNLQATTDFQTLFYGIIPAVTQPFGWTDGVNKLYTTLAQDFVYKDPMRQVIFLDNHDLARFYSVVNEDTAKYKLAFAWLLTGRGIPQMYYGSEILMKGTTLPNDGYVRLDFPGGWKGDAQDKFTASGRTEKENAVFNYIRFLANYRKRSSALTSGKLLQFAPYDGVYIYFRYNDKQTVMCAMNTNSKPVTIATDRFGEVLQKFTSGIDVISGSRIPLKDSLILEPMSNRVLELK, encoded by the coding sequence ATGAAAAGAATTGTTTTATCGCTTTGCGTTTTGCTGATGTTTCGAATGGCATACGCACAGTATGAACTTTATCCAACCAACTGGTGGGTGCATATGAAATGGAACAAGGTTCAGGTGCTGGTGCGGGCTACGGGTAAAGATCTGAAAGCACAAACGGCTTCCGTTCAATATCCCGGCGTAAAACTGGAGAAGATTTCGAAGTTCCGGAACCCGCACTACATGGTCCTGCACCTGGCCATTGGGGCAGAAGCCCGCCCGGGGATTGTGCATATAAAGATCGGCAAGGATATGGTGCAATGGCCACTGGGAAGCCGGCGGCCGGGCAATGGCACAGCCTTTGCAAACGGGGCTACTTCAGCAGATCTTATCTACCTGATCATGCCGGATCGTTTCAGCAATGGCGATCCTTCTAACGACCGCGTGCCCGGTATGCGGGATCAATCGCTGAACCGGGATTCGGTATTCGAACGGCATGGAGGCGACCTGGAAGGAGTGGAGCATCATCTGGACTATTTAAAGGATCTGGGTGTGACTGCTATTTGGCTGAACCCGGTAATCGAAAATGATATGCCCAACCGTACTGAGCATGGCTATGCTTTTACCAATCATTATAAAATCGATCCCCGGATCGGCGGTGCAGCCGCATATAAAAAACTGATTGATGCGGTACATGCAAAAGGGATGAAAATGATCCAGGATGCGGTGTACAATCATACCGGGCTGGAACATGTACTGTTTCGCGACCAACCGGACAGCAGTTGGTTTCACCGCTGGCCGAAGTTTACCCAAACCAACTACAAAGACCAGGCGGTATTTGATCCATACGGTTCAAAGATCGACCGGAGGATTATGGAAGACGGGTGGTTTGTTCCCTCCATGCCGGATTGGGACCAAAGCAACCCGTTTGTGCAGACTTTTTTAATACAACACGCGCTATGGAGCGTAGAAGCGTTTGGTATTGACGGCTGGCGGATTGATACCTATGCATACAATGATCTTCCATTCATGAACCGGTGTAACCAGGCGCTGTATGATGAGTATCCCCGCATCAGCATCTTTGGAGAAACCTGGGTGCACGGGGTGCCCAACCAAAGCTATTTTTGCCAGAATCATTATTCCGTTCCTTTTAAGAGTAATCTGCAGGCTACGACCGATTTCCAGACTTTGTTTTACGGAATTATCCCGGCAGTAACCCAGCCGTTTGGATGGACGGATGGGGTGAATAAACTATATACCACGCTGGCGCAGGATTTCGTATACAAAGATCCGATGCGCCAGGTGATCTTCCTGGACAATCATGACCTGGCCCGCTTTTATTCCGTGGTGAATGAGGATACTGCAAAGTATAAGCTGGCCTTTGCCTGGTTGCTTACCGGAAGAGGCATTCCGCAAATGTACTATGGCAGCGAGATTCTCATGAAGGGCACAACCTTGCCCAATGACGGGTATGTACGGCTTGATTTTCCGGGTGGATGGAAGGGCGATGCACAGGATAAATTCACGGCATCTGGACGTACCGAAAAGGAAAACGCTGTGTTCAACTATATCCGTTTCCTGGCCAATTACCGGAAGCGTTCTTCTGCACTTACCAGCGGGAAGCTGTTGCAGTTTGCGCCTTATGACGGCGTATACATATATTTCCGGTATAATGATAAGCAAACGGTTATGTGTGCAATGAATACCAATAGCAAACCGGTAACCATTGCCACGGACCGGTTCGGGGAAGTACTGCAAAAGTTTACTTCCGGCATTGATGTAATCAGCGGAAGCCGGATCCCTTTAAAGGATTCGCTAATCCTCGAACCTATGTCGAACCGGGTGCTGGAGCTGAAATGA
- a CDS encoding GLPGLI family protein — protein MKKLLLLCSLVMVLDAAAQKFITSGTIEYEVRKNQKKEMSRFDTDEDDNGFWAQIKDKIPQFSLNYYTYQFNEEAGLYKFTRTADKQKIPMWFSRGQEDNIWYNNYAGNTFTNLKVIDDNYLISGPLKAINWKISPNDQRIIAGFNCRKATAVLFDSVYVFAYYTDEITVSGGPMGLHGLPGMILGVTIPRLYTSWVATSLALNAGTIAPPSKGKKKTDAEIMQALADLSKSWGKDGAKYLQPTIWQTFL, from the coding sequence ATGAAAAAGCTATTATTACTTTGCTCCCTGGTGATGGTGCTGGACGCCGCAGCTCAAAAATTCATTACCAGCGGTACCATTGAATATGAAGTACGCAAGAATCAGAAAAAAGAAATGAGTCGTTTTGATACGGACGAGGATGACAACGGTTTCTGGGCACAGATAAAAGATAAAATTCCTCAATTCAGTTTAAACTATTACACCTACCAGTTTAATGAAGAAGCGGGTCTTTATAAATTTACCCGCACCGCTGATAAACAGAAAATTCCCATGTGGTTTTCACGCGGACAGGAAGATAATATCTGGTATAATAATTATGCCGGCAATACGTTTACCAATTTAAAGGTCATCGATGACAATTACCTTATATCCGGCCCCCTGAAAGCTATCAACTGGAAGATCAGTCCTAATGATCAACGCATTATTGCCGGCTTTAATTGCCGGAAAGCAACAGCTGTGCTTTTCGACAGTGTTTATGTATTTGCATATTACACCGACGAAATAACCGTAAGCGGCGGACCGATGGGATTACATGGCCTGCCGGGCATGATTCTGGGCGTTACCATACCCCGTTTGTATACCAGCTGGGTTGCCACTTCGCTCGCCTTGAATGCCGGCACAATCGCGCCACCTTCAAAAGGCAAAAAGAAAACAGATGCCGAAATTATGCAGGCCCTGGCAGATCTGAGTAAATCCTGGGGAAAGGATGGTGCCAAATACCTGCAGCCTACCATCTGGCAGACCTTTCTTTAG
- a CDS encoding outer membrane beta-barrel protein, with translation MRLKLIALLALALCTGHMVTAQSTGTIKGQLADTAEHRDLTNALVSLLSQKDSTLIKFARTSKQGNFQLANVDTGNYIVMITHPYFADYFDNITLKPNIPLDLGSIQLFSKLKMLENVVVKSGSAIRIKGDTTVYTADSFKVREGANVEELLRKLPGIQVDRNGTIKAMGETVKNVLVDGEEFFGNDPGIATKNLRADIVKEVEVYDKKSDQATFTGIDDGVREKTINLKLKEDKKKGYFGKIEAGGGLGKNDDAGTQNKFNNAAMINAFKGKRKIAAYGIMSNTGTLNLNWDDRNKYGGSSDNIEMGGDGSIMIFSGGDDYNSSDGIPTNWNGGIHYSNKFNQDKQSLNTGYKFTKINAPAYNRSFSRNFIKLDGRDSTWLMNNERNSYSSSFKHNINLTYEIKLDSSNTLKWIARGNQNHTYSDYTGHTEYTDTLGRFLNTNKSHGSSESDRNNFNTSLLWMHKFKKPSRTLSINASFDYNKLKADGFQYSDVDYFTNGDSTGERTIDQHTLNNNESNNLNAKIAYTEPLMKDAYLELSYAVGINNRTNNRVVNARNPSGTYNNTIDSLSNDFVYNTFSNSPGLSFRLAKKKYNFSFGTSTGFSNYEQLDRTLNTERKYHFVNYYPRASFNYKIRPSENIYFNYYGATNAPTLEQLQPVRDNSDPLNQRIGNPDLNPSFRHGFSLWYNSWKMLKERGIWASARYNFTRNAFVNLSRFKDSIRTYQTVNANGMYDFSANVNYNIKLKGPNIFIGFGPQIAFAQNIDFAAAGISGDPTKIKTKTQAYNFDFSVSKNKDDKYDFRITPRVGYNISVSSANKASDIRYWTSGGDVSGRWTIAKNLDLSSDVDLYFQQKDPKYPGNYDYVKWNASLTKKFAKNKFEARAAVYDILNQNRSYNRNFSSSSFTESYRTVLKRFWMLSFVWNITKSGSTPAPASK, from the coding sequence ATGAGATTAAAATTGATCGCTTTGCTCGCCTTGGCCCTTTGTACCGGTCATATGGTAACGGCACAGTCAACCGGAACCATTAAGGGGCAGCTGGCGGATACAGCAGAGCACAGAGATCTTACCAACGCCCTGGTATCACTCCTTAGCCAGAAAGATTCCACGCTTATTAAATTTGCCAGAACTTCCAAACAGGGCAATTTTCAACTGGCCAACGTTGATACGGGCAACTACATCGTTATGATCACCCATCCCTACTTTGCAGATTATTTCGACAATATCACCCTGAAACCTAATATACCGCTGGACCTGGGCAGTATCCAGTTATTCTCCAAATTGAAGATGCTGGAGAATGTGGTGGTGAAAAGCGGGTCTGCCATCCGTATAAAGGGCGACACAACCGTATATACCGCCGACAGTTTTAAAGTACGGGAAGGTGCGAATGTGGAAGAGCTCCTGCGTAAACTGCCGGGGATCCAGGTTGACCGGAACGGAACGATAAAAGCGATGGGAGAAACCGTAAAAAATGTACTGGTGGACGGAGAGGAATTTTTTGGAAACGATCCGGGTATCGCCACTAAAAACCTGCGGGCCGATATTGTAAAAGAAGTTGAGGTGTATGATAAAAAAAGTGACCAGGCCACGTTCACCGGTATCGACGACGGAGTGCGCGAAAAAACGATCAACTTAAAACTTAAAGAGGATAAAAAGAAAGGATACTTCGGGAAAATTGAAGCCGGGGGCGGTCTCGGGAAAAATGATGATGCCGGCACACAGAACAAATTCAATAATGCAGCAATGATCAACGCTTTTAAAGGCAAACGGAAAATTGCAGCTTATGGAATTATGAGTAATACCGGCACTTTGAATCTGAACTGGGACGACCGGAATAAATATGGCGGCAGCAGTGATAATATAGAGATGGGCGGTGATGGCTCGATCATGATTTTCTCCGGTGGCGATGACTATAACTCCAGCGATGGCATTCCTACCAACTGGAACGGGGGCATCCATTACAGCAACAAATTCAACCAGGACAAACAGAGCCTGAATACCGGTTATAAATTCACCAAAATCAACGCCCCCGCCTATAATCGCAGCTTCAGCCGCAACTTTATCAAGCTGGACGGGCGTGATTCGACCTGGCTGATGAATAATGAGCGCAATTCCTACAGCTCGTCCTTTAAGCACAACATCAATCTTACCTACGAAATAAAACTGGACTCTTCCAATACGTTAAAATGGATTGCACGCGGCAACCAGAACCATACCTATTCCGATTATACCGGCCATACAGAATACACGGATACACTGGGCCGGTTTTTGAATACCAATAAAAGCCACGGCTCCTCGGAAAGCGACCGGAACAATTTCAACACCAGTTTGCTCTGGATGCATAAATTTAAAAAGCCCTCGCGCACGCTGTCTATCAACGCCTCTTTCGATTATAATAAATTAAAGGCAGATGGATTTCAATATTCAGATGTGGATTACTTTACCAATGGTGACTCCACCGGGGAGCGCACCATCGACCAGCATACCCTGAATAACAATGAATCCAACAACCTGAATGCCAAAATTGCCTACACAGAACCCCTGATGAAAGACGCCTACCTGGAACTGAGTTATGCTGTGGGCATTAATAACCGTACAAACAACCGCGTTGTAAACGCCCGGAACCCATCCGGAACCTATAACAATACCATTGATTCGCTCAGTAATGATTTTGTTTATAACACATTTTCCAATAGCCCGGGACTGAGTTTCCGGCTCGCTAAAAAGAAATATAATTTCTCTTTTGGAACCTCTACCGGTTTTAGTAATTATGAGCAGCTGGACCGTACCCTGAATACGGAGCGGAAATACCATTTTGTAAACTACTACCCCCGGGCCAGTTTCAATTATAAAATCCGGCCTTCAGAGAATATTTATTTCAACTATTACGGAGCTACCAATGCGCCTACTTTAGAGCAGCTACAGCCGGTAAGAGACAACAGCGATCCCCTGAATCAGCGGATCGGGAACCCCGATCTGAATCCCTCCTTCCGTCACGGGTTCAGCCTCTGGTATAATTCCTGGAAAATGCTGAAGGAACGCGGCATATGGGCAAGCGCACGTTACAATTTCACCCGGAATGCCTTTGTAAACCTGAGCCGGTTTAAAGACTCTATACGCACTTATCAAACTGTAAATGCCAATGGTATGTATGATTTCAGCGCCAACGTGAATTATAACATTAAGCTGAAAGGCCCCAATATCTTTATCGGCTTTGGTCCGCAGATCGCGTTTGCACAAAACATCGACTTTGCAGCGGCCGGTATAAGCGGTGATCCTACCAAGATCAAAACCAAGACTCAGGCCTATAATTTTGATTTTTCTGTTTCTAAGAATAAAGATGACAAATATGATTTCCGTATCACCCCCCGGGTAGGCTACAATATATCGGTCAGTTCGGCAAACAAGGCATCTGATATCCGTTACTGGACAAGCGGAGGTGACGTTTCAGGGCGATGGACGATTGCAAAAAACCTCGATTTATCCAGTGATGTAGACCTTTACTTCCAGCAAAAAGATCCCAAATACCCGGGTAACTATGACTATGTAAAATGGAATGCCAGCCTTACAAAGAAGTTCGCTAAAAACAAATTTGAAGCAAGGGCCGCGGTGTATGATATCCTGAATCAGAACAGGAGTTACAACCGGAATTTCTCCTCCTCCAGTTTTACCGAATCGTACCGCACCGTGTTAAAACGGTTCTGGATGCTGTCATTTGTCTGGAACATTACCAAATCGGGCAGCACTCCTGCGCCGGCTTCTAAATAA